ACTATGATAACCATCACATTCGTATCAGGTTTGCCACGATGGTCTTCCACTATGCACAACCATCTCAGACATCAACGCCCATGTTTCGCAAAATACGACGGGAACGGTGCTTATTTTTTTGTTGAAACATTTTATTTCCTACAACATCTACCTCCCAAGACACCAGGAGGATAGGCTTAGAGCCATAAACCCGCAGGTAGGTATTAGCCCTATTTTCTCCTTTCTGGAGTTCTTTATTCTACTCCTCATCACATCTCTGATCAATCCACCAGCCTTGCCCAGCTCATTCTCGCAGCTTTGCTTTTCTTCGTCGATGAAGGCCTATGTAGGTATTTGGAAACAACACTCAACAGTTTCTACGCTCGGTGTTGTGTAGGACATTTCACATTTCCACTTGATCTTGCTCATCTTCCTCATagttctcttttctcttgcTAGTGTCTAAGTAACAAGCAACGTGACAAAAACAATGGCTGTCAAGCCACCATGAAGATCAAACTCATAAAAGGTCTCAAGTTGTCGGCACTGGTCTAACATATCAAAAAAACAAGGGGAAATGTAGCAGATGTTTTCCCGCCATCATATCGAGCCATAGCATGCGTACTTTTCGCCAAATGAGAATTTCGGAGTTACTCTCTTTGGCAGTCCAGACGTGACCCAGGATGAGGTGAGTATTAAAGAGTGACCGATCTGTGAACCTGCCAATATCGTGGGGGGTTCccaagaaactcaccctctTTATTAAATCTTCTCTTCATTGAAAAGAGCAGCATCGTAGTAAACTTGATGGAGTCTCTAGATTAGTTTGAAACGTGAAGATCACCCTGATTGAAATCATTATCTGAATGGACCTATATTCAAGGAGGTAAGCACATGAGGCAGTTGAAGTTTCCCAGAAAACAAGGTCACTTTCCCGCAGGTTTACTTGCATCGGCGTAGACTGTGGGCCAGCCGACGATTCATCTGGGATCCTCATAGATTTTAGGGAGCGATCAATATAGCGCTCTGTATTTCTTCATTGTATTTTACACATTGCTCCAACGTCAAAACCATACCAATGCCAAATGTCCAACAGCATAGCAACGAACGGCCTAGAAACTGAACAGTCCGCTGCGGGCCTTGCCGTATGGATAAACCACCAGTGCGGAAATGAACAAGCCAATTGTAATACCAATTGCTACTTGAACCATACCAAAACCTAGACTGAACAAGGAATTGTTAGACTGCAAACCAGCGCCAGGTGCTGAACTAGCGGCACCATGAGACCCAACGTTTTGGCGAATTTCATCTGCGGACTGTACACCCGAGATGAGAGACCCCGTCGAAGCAAGTCCAGATGGAACCAGAATGAAGATTCCAGGCAGAATAGCGGTCGCAGCGTGCCCATGCCAGAGCCGACTGTACATGTTTCCCATGATGCCGATGACAAACGCACCGACTGTGTTCGCAACCTGGGAGTTTGATCCTAGTTTCTTCGTGCTGAAGTAGTTGCTAATGTAGCCCGACAAAGCGATGATGCTCATAGGTGGGAGCTGTTTCCATTTCCCTTGATTTATGATCAAAATCCAGACGGTCATGATCGCAACGAAGGGGAAGCGTTGAACATATTGATTTTTGAAGGCCCCCTTCGCAGGGCAGGAGGTGTCGGATACCGCATTGTTGTCTATCAGCCCGTAGATGGTGGTGCCAACGGTAATTCCATATCCAATGAACaatgagaagagaagagcGTAGACCATCCGAATGGAGCCCGCGATGATCTGATGGGACTGAAGTTCCAAGCTACTACAAAGAACAAGGAATCCCGGCAATATCAATGCAATCGACGATTGCGCAATGGCGGAAAAGCAAAAGAGGTATTCTGGCTTGCCGTCTACAACTCCAAGGGCGATGCTACCGAATGCTCGGGCAAGGAAGGATGTCACAACTGTCGATGTCACTTCAAAGACATTTGAATACAGCACCGAACGAGGCGCGGCGACATGTTGCATCAAACCAACAAGTAGCCCATTGAGAAAAATGATCGGCATATCAATCAACCTAGCACTAAAAGCATAAGGTCCCACAGTTGCCGTGGCCAACCCATACACCAAGACAATGATGACTTTGTGGTACTGAGGTTTTTTCTTGATGACTGAATCAAGCTCCTGGATTGCTTCCTCGATGCCGATCGCATCGTGGATCACATTCTTATAGATCAGATGTGTATCCGATAGGCGAGCCAAATCAACTCCCTGGGCCACGCGAACCAGCTTCACCTCCGTCGTGCGCGTAGAAGGGTCATCGAATGACATGAGCATGCAACCCGGCAGATACAGGAATTGGCTGTCAACCTCCAACACCTTGGCGGTCATCTGCATGTATTCTTCAAGTCTATGTGTGGGAGCACCGAAGAGCATCAATGCTCTGCAGAGCTGCATGATATACCGCTGCCGACAGATAATCTCTGCAATGTGTACGGTCACTCGAATTTCATCCTCGAGCCGAATATTGCGACCtccaccgccgccaccgccTCCCTCCTTGTCGCGACGCTTCGAGGCTTGTGACAGGATTTCGCTTGAAACAGGAGTGCTTGCACCACTGAAACTGTCCGGACCCCCACCAATCAAGGTCGAGGTCGACGTGTTTTGGGGTTTTTTGTACCATTTCACTGGTTTGGGTTTTCCCTTCTTTCCTGTTGGTGTTGGGGCCCCGCTAGGGACGGATTCTGCGCTGCGGGACGAGTCAGTTGACGTTCGAGACTGACCTCCAGCATCTTGTTGCTGACCACCTTGTAATTTGATCAACTGTGACAAGATCCCGCCGCCGCCAGAGCGATATCTCAAGCTCGCCTCTGCTCCCGTCTCATTCTCTTCGTCTTGGAACTCGGTCCCGGCGTGAGGATAAGGCTTTCCTCGACCTTTGCGGCGTTTTTGGGAATGATCCTGTGTCAGGTCTCGCACCAAACGATGAGCTTCGGAGCTGGTTCCTTTCTGGTGTtgcttcttcgtctccaCGCTTTTATGTTTGTCATCCGTCATGTCAGAGAGGGCAACTGCACCGCCAGTCGCCCAGTCCGCGTGATACCTTCCGGATGTCAAGTCGTCTCCCTCGGCCTGTGGGCGACCCAGACGGTCACCAAATTCTGATGCTTTCTGTCTGAGATTCCTGGTCACCGTTCGCCATTTCTCCCTTGTAGATCGCTGTTCGGTGGGCTCAGGCTcctttttctcatcttctttttcctcgtctcccttcttcttctcctcttccggTGGCTTGTTCTGGTCTATCCTCTCGATGCCTGACTCGCCGCCTGCCTCCCTGGGCTGTGGCTCACGATCTTGCAGTGATGTTTCGGTGATATCCTCAGATTCGTGGGAGTATGGCATTGATGGTCGATGGGGCAGCGCTTGACTATGGGCATGATCCCACTCTTCCCGCAGACCTACTGCCGGAGGGTCACGCCGAGCCCCCTGCATGAAGCTGGCATTTGATCGAAATCGAATATGAGGTGAGATCTGTTCATCTTGTGGGCTGTTTTGAGGTGCATCCTGCCAAACCTCGGACGAGCTTGTATTTTCTGGGTCCGAGTCATCGTTGAAGCTGCTGAGAGATGCTTCCGACATGAAGGCGATGCGTAGTCTTTCTCCAGCATCTAGCCTGCGATTGTTTGGGAGCAAGTGAGTTTTGGGGTTGTGATATTCTTTCGGTAAAGAGTTTTGAACCGCTCTCGTCTAATGTTTTCGGGAGTTCCGTGCCAACTTGGAATGTCATAGTCGCTAGATGAGCTCACAGAGACGTGATTGGAGTATACGTGTGAACCACGGTCAGCAATTAGCAAGAAATTAATTGTCATGTAGATCAGCAATGTAAGAAACTGTCAACTCCACGGCACTTCCAGCCCTCTCTGCCAGTGATGAGGTATTCTTTGCAGGTGTCGCCTCATCGGAAATCTGTCCCACGCAAATCTCGGACTTGTATTCTTCTCGCCACTTACCACTAACATCAATTTCATCATGCTATTGCTGAAGAAAGATGCATCGACAGCCCGAAAGAGACAGATTGGGACTTCTGGCCCATTGGGCAATTCTCTTTCGCTAATGATTGCATTGTGGATTGTAAATGTGAAACCATGAACTCCCTCGACGGTTAAATCTTTGAATGAAGCGCAAGTTTCGAAATAGGAGTTTTTTACCAAAACGGAAAAAAATCTTGCAAGGTGAAAAGAAATGAATTCAAGATCTGACAACTGATTGGTCTGTGCTGTGCCTATTAGACACAGACATGACACAGATATATATACTGCTAGGATGACTGCTCAACAGATCCCGTCCCAGATCGGAATGCAATTGATTGATTGGTAGTTTCTATGCAGCTAAACATAGAGCAGTAGACCTCTGTGAGATAGAATAACATTCACAAAATTTGTTACCACTTCCACCAAAGGTAGAGAGATGGATCAACCTTCCCTGGTAAGGTCCATGGAGATAAGCTTGGCAGATTATGTCGGCATGGTGTGTCCCAATCATAGTAACATAATCAATGCCCCAACAACGAAGTCGGATAGGTGAGGAGGCATACTTTAGGCTCCATAGCTACCGTTGGCATGGAAGTCTCTATAATCACCTGTGAACCTTGGATGGACGCAAGGGGTGTCGTCGGAAATCTTGATTGTGCCGACATTGAACTTCTTGCCACATGTCTTGAGTCTAGAGCAACATGAACATGCCCAACATTCGTGTTCTAACGATTGTTTGGCGTGGATGCTGATTTCAAGCGTGTTACATAGGATTCAGGGGTGGCAGAAATCAAAACATAGCCTAGAACTTCACCGTTGATCTTTAATACATCCAAGGAGAGAGGTCCAATTTGAGAGAGGAAATTGATGAAAGCATTTGATGCAACTCCAGTTCTTTCATCTTAAGATGATTGAAACATGCGCAGTGCAAAACGAACTCTGAATTTAAAACCATAGTTCATGGCCATACGAGGTTGTCAGTCTTAATTGACACCTAGGGATTTAGTAGTCAGTTGTGGAGGAAGAGGGGTGATGTAGAACAGTGTAAACTCAGCTTAAAATCACAATCTAACCAACTCAGCACTATGAGGGAGGTTATAGCAACGAGATGAGCCCGCGATAGTTTGCCCAAGGGTTGCGAATCCTCAGTCTTGCAAGGGGTACCGACCACTGGCCCTTTCAGTCGGAACATTCAAGGTGCGCCGACAAAGTATACACACATTCTTCATGCGATATGATCTCTATGCGCATTCCAAGATGCTCTGCATGGTATGTCGAAAAAGCTGACATTCAAGGGAATCAATTATATCAACATTCATCCATCCACTTTTCCTCTCTTACTCACTTTGATCTACTTCGAGATTGAGGTGGTTTGTGGTTGAACATGCGGGGTGTCTCTTCTCTAGCTGCAGTAGCAGCTATTATATCTACAGTATCAGGTGCTATTGTGCCTCTGCATTTGGTGCGTGCTGCTGAATCAGATGCACTTTCGTCCAAAACGGTTCAAGCAAGAGCATCAAATGATGACGACCCTCTTAATTGGGATCTTGCATCTTACTTGGCAGATCTTACCGATGCACTACCAACTACAATTCTTCAGCAAGACTCGAGTACCACAGTTTCGTCGGTTGCAGTAATTCCTCTCCCCACAGTCTCAGAATCTCCGTCGAATACTATCTACGCTTCGATGGCAACTCCTTCACCGGAGCTGGCTAGTTCCTCAAAAATGACACATGATACTTCGACAGCAACTAGCGCTATTATCACGGTCATCCAAACCCTCACAACAAGTATAAGGACTTTTACCCCATTACCAAAACCCCACACTCAATCGACAAGAACTAATGCTCCGACCCCATCGTATGTATCATTCAACATTTCCAGACGATGCTTAAATTCTGACCAATCTACTCAGTCCAACATTCCAAGAAGGCCATTCGCACGCGACAAAATCTTGTGCTGCTTCTTCCAACAAATCACCAGAGACCTACTGGCTTGATGAGCAGGACCACAACCAACAAGGAGCAGGGTTTGCTCCCTACGCTAAATCATCGCTCTACCCGGTGTACCGCAATGTGATGGATTACTCAGTCGTCAATGATGGCAGTGGCGATCAAACCATGAAACTGCAGGAGGCCATAGACGATGACGGCGAAAGAGGCAGTCGTAAGGGTCAAGGTGTCACGCGTTACCCTGCCCAAGTCTACCTTCCAGGTGGCGTATACCAGCTTGAAAGCCCTCTCAACCTGACAGTGGGTACTATAATTGTTGGCAATCCGTTAAATCCACCCATCATCAAGGCTGCGCCCGGATTCCGTGGTGACTATCTCATTATGGGGTACGATTCACACAACGGTAACCCAGAAACTAGCTTTGCCATGCTTGTCAAGAACGTGATCCTGGACACGACTGCCCTCGACCCGGATCGCCAGTTCACTGCGCTTCAGTGGGGAGTTGCCCAAGGATCAGGCCTGACAAATGTGAAGATTCGAATGCCAAAAAACTCCATTGGCCACACGGGAATCGCCCTCAACGCTGGGTCAACAATTGCCATTACGGATGTGGTAAGTTATCCTGATGACaacgaagagaagaaaaagcagCCTAACAACGTGTAGCATATTATTGGCGGATTTGTCGGGATCAAGAACTCCAACCAACAGGTCAACTTCAAAAGCATCTATTTCGAGTCTTGCAGAACAGCTTTCTCCGCAGCAGGTGGCTGGACTGTGCTGCTCCAACAGGCAACCTTTGATCGCTGCGGCACTGGCATCGATATGACTGGTAATGGATTGGGTAGTCTGGTGCTTCTGGATTCCACTTCCACCAACACTGGACCAGTAGTCAGATTCCATGACTCGTCCCATGATTCCGGAAACAAAAATAGCCAATTCCTCATCCAGAATCTCGAGCATGATACTTCGAACGCTATCGCAGTCGACGCGGAGGGAAATGTGGCACTGGCCGCTACCTCTCATGTCGATACCTGGGTCTGGGGTACTGTCGCTTCAGAGACCTATGAGACTGGGGAAAGCCGGAACACAAAGCGCCCGGCCCCTTTGCTGGTGGGAGACAAATACTTTACGAAGGCCCAGCCAACCTATCAAGATTACAGCACGGCGGACATTGTGAATGTGAAGACCGTATCTGGACACACAGTGAAAGGTGACGGTAACACTGACGACACCAAAGGTCTGAACGCTATCTTGGCTGAAAATGCCGATTCGTGTAAGATCACATACATTCCCTTTGGTGTATATCGAGTCTCAGATACTATCTTTGTCCCAGTCGGAACTCGCATTGTCGGAGAAGCATGGGCCGTCATATCTGGATATGGCGACAAGTTCAAGGATTCGAACAATCCGAGGCCTGTTGTTCAACTTGGCAACCCCGGCGACATCGGGATGATTGAAATCCAAGACATGCGATTCTCGGTCGGCGAGATCCTCCCGGGGGCCAAGATCATTGAAATCAATGCTGCAGGCGATCAGCCTGGCGATGTTGGTCTTTGGAACACGATGGCGATGGTGGGGGGAACCGCTGATACCAGCATCGCCAGTGCTTGCACGTCACAAGATCCAAAGGACTGCATGGCCGCGTTCATGGTGATGCACCTGACCGAGAGCTCTTCTGCATATATCGAGAACTTCTGGGGATGGACCGCCGACCACAATCTTGACAGCGAGTCACTTTTCACTATCATCTCAACTGGCCGTGGAATCTTGATCGAGTCCACCAAGGGCACCTGGCTGACAGGAACCGGTTCCGAGCATCACTGGCTGTACAACTATAACTTCCACAACGCTCAGAACGTCTATGCGGGTCTTTTACAAACAGAGACACCCTACATGCAAGGTCAGGGCGAGTACGAGGCTGCGCCAGCGCCATGGACAGCCGTTGCCAAATACGGCGACCCTGATTTCTCGTGGTGTGCGGCAGAAGACCAAAAGTGTCGCACTGCGATGGCTACGAATGTGGACGGTGGATCTGACATTGCGCTATACAACTCCGCTGCCTGGGCCTTCTTCGATGGATATTGGAATGGCCTGTATAATGAGCCTTGCAACGGGAACTGCCAAACCAACATGATGCGGGTGACGAATAACCCTCAAAATCTGGTTTGGTACTCGATCAGCACGCGCATGACGGACGTGATGGTGCTCGATGGGAGGAGCAATCCCCGTGAAGCTGACCACAAAGGCGGGTGGGGAGCCATCATCCAGGTTTATAGCCAGTTTACCGCGTGATGTTGGGCATTTAGTGTTGTTTTTTGCATCATCATTGGACATATGCATTTGGTTAGTAATTTAAATCATAGATGATCTTTTAATGATGATCTTTTAATGAAAAAGTTCATGAACAATCAAAACACTCCACTAGCCAAAATCCTTTATTCCAGCATGTTCTCCCCCGACGTGTCTTTTTTTAGTGTCGCCGCGACACGTGACTCTTTGTCTTTGCCTCAGGCAAAACGGTTAATCCGCCCCCCAGCAATTCTACAGCCAGTCATGATTCACCAAACTCCTCTGCTGTCCCCTAGCAATAAAGGCACTCAAGTCTGCTATGTGACGCGTCATGGAAGCCCTTGGCTATCCCCTTGGCTATCTCTCGCCATCCGAAACTGCCATAGGGGctgatatacaacatacttgGAAATTGCAAGCAGGAAGATCTGTTCTAATTACGGTGACGGGCGCCGAGACTTGTATATCCAATCCAAGGCAAGAGTGATCCACTATATCGGTATGATTCGCTTTCAAGGGCACCACTTTTTTACTGATTTTCTACCACCAAGTTAACTGATGGAGATCAGATGTCAGCATAGTGCCGTGGTCTCCGAAGCGAATCGAATGTTTGGGACCCAGAAGGCAGCAAAAATACCTAAAAGATTGCAACGACATCCTTTTTTCACTGCGGGCAGTGTTGCATTGCCCGCGAGCAAGGCAAATCAAGCTCATACGAAGACAAGCACGTCTGTGTTGTAGATTTTGCAGGTGTTCCCTGGGGGCGAGGGAACGAGGGCGATGAAACAGCCCCATAACTGCGCCCTCATCACGAAGTGGACCCCGAGATGACGATGTCATTGCCCAAACCCGTATGGTGGGACCCCCGGTGCAGTGCTCTAACACGGTACGGTCCATACTTGAGTACCAGTGCATAGCCTCTTTATCCATTAATGGACCCTATGATCGACATCAGAAACCCTCTTGATAGGGCTGAGGTCATGTCGCCACGGCCACAGCCACCTTGTCTGCCTAGCATCCATGCGCAATTAAAGTCCGATGTTTCTATCTATAGGAAACTAAGAGTCATTCACAAAATTTACAAAAGGAAAAGTTCTCCCCCGGATTTCTAGCATACAATTTCAATTCGAAAATTTAACTCCTTACAATCGAGATCATCCCATTACTCACATCAAACACCCTCACAATTGACTCTTGTCTCCCTGTCCACTAAAATGAAGTTCACTCTGATCTCCTCCGCCCTCTTCCTGGCGACTGCTGCCATGGCCTCCCCGGACGGTATTGACGTGAACTCTATCGTCTCCGACGTCGAAGGCATATACTCAACTGCCGTCGGCGGCGGCCAATCCATCGGATCCGAAATCGCCTCCAAGGCCACCTCTTTCGCCGAAGCCGTGAGCACCGGCGGAGCCGCCGCCATCTCATCCATCAAAAGTGAGGCTTCTGCCCTCGCCAGCGAAGGCCGCTCCATCGGCTCTGAGATCACCAGCCGTGTTGCCACCGCAGTTTCGGCTCAGACCACTCTGGCCGACTCCGCCGGTTCCGCCACCGCTACTGAGTTCACTACCATGACCAGCGCAGTCTCCACCGGGTCCGCGTCTTCCGGCTCTTCCGGCTTTTCCTCCACATCTGACAACGCGGCCTTTGCTCGTCCCACTGCTGTCGGCGTTGTTGCTGCTGGTATGGCCGGTGTGCTGGGTCTCATGGTTGCACTGTAAAGTGTTGATACGTTGCTCTGTTCATTGATTTAATGATTTAATTTAAGGCACGATATCCACTGTGCTATGCCTTCGCTTTACGACATTCCTCAACTGTTTGTTCGCCATTTTCTTCCTCGTGCCAAGGAAAAAAGGCCCAATACcagcgttttttttttcggaaaCTGTACATATAAACTGACCGCAATGTATAAAACCTACTCTTGGTCAAAAATCTCGACCACATCAATTCATTCAATCTACTCATTGTTAGTCCCACGACCAATAGGCATGTGTTGAAACCCCTTTAAATCCAATTGGACACATTTGATAGATATTCCAGGTTAGCAGCCTTTCTCAGGTGCACTACTCGAACAGAGACATGACCTGAAGGCACATTAAAAGCGACATTAAGAGAGAGGTCCCATTGAGCATTAGTACCGAGGCTACCAACAACAGAACAGAGACAAACTTGTGCAAGTTCACATAGCAAGGACGATGAAGCAACACAATCACCCACCCCTTCATCTCCGAAACAAGGAGCTGAAACACCGGAAATCGAGTCACCAGATCACCCCTCCGTGTCAGAGAGCATCACATAGCCAACATACGCTTGCTCCGTTGGTCTTTCTAGTAGCGTGGCTACCAAGAGGCCATCAGAACCAGGATCCGAAGTTAATGGATTGTGCGAACTCACATTGCTCACGACGCTGTACCCTGAGGGTATAAAACCATCCCACAACGAGATAGGCATTGATATGAGACATAAAGAACACCCTTGAAATGCAAATACATCTTAATTAGTCACATCGGCGCCCATTTGTGATGGCAGCTCTTGCCAGTTCTTGACCATTTTGGACCAAGAACAACGACTTTGCGATAGGGAATTTGGCTGGGCCTACCATGTCCGACTCCCTAGGTCAGAGATCTGACAACACTCCAAAGGCTATTTTCCGAGTCCCCACGATGAGTGGTTGGGTGACTTGGAGAGGGCTGTTATTTTAGACATCGTATAATTTGAACAAGGATGGCAACGGGGTAAAAATGAAGACTGTGATGGA
The nucleotide sequence above comes from Penicillium digitatum chromosome 1, complete sequence. Encoded proteins:
- a CDS encoding Putative Domain membrane protein — encoded protein: MSEASLSSFNDDSDPENTSSSEVWQDAPQNSPQDEQISPHIRFRSNASFMQGARRDPPAVGLREEWDHAHSQALPHRPSMPYSHESEDITETSLQDREPQPREAGGESGIERIDQNKPPEEEKKKGDEEKEDEKKEPEPTEQRSTREKWRTVTRNLRQKASEFGDRLGRPQAEGDDLTSGRYHADWATGGAVALSDMTDDKHKSVETKKQHQKGTSSEAHRLVRDLTQDHSQKRRKGRGKPYPHAGTEFQDEENETGAEASLRYRSGGGGILSQLIKLQGGQQQDAGGQSRTSTDSSRSAESVPSGAPTPTGKKGKPKPVKWYKKPQNTSTSTLIGGGPDSFSGASTPVSSEILSQASKRRDKEGGGGGGGGRNIRLEDEIRVTVHIAEIICRQRYIMQLCRALMLFGAPTHRLEEYMQMTAKVLEVDSQFLYLPGCMLMSFDDPSTRTTEVKLVRVAQGVDLARLSDTHLIYKNVIHDAIGIEEAIQELDSVIKKKPQYHKVIIVLVYGLATATVGPYAFSARLIDMPIIFLNGLLVGLMQHVAAPRSVLYSNVFEVTSTVVTSFLARAFGSIALGVVDGKPEYLFCFSAIAQSSIALILPGFLVLCSSLELQSHQIIAGSIRMVYALLFSLFIGYGITVGTTIYGLIDNNAVSDTSCPAKGAFKNQYVQRFPFVAIMTVWILIINQGKWKQLPPMSIIALSGYISNYFSTKKLGSNSQVANTVGAFVIGIMGNMYSRLWHGHAATAILPGIFILVPSGLASTGSLISGVQSADEIRQNVGSHGAASSAPGAGLQSNNSLFSLGFGMVQVAIGITIGLFISALVVYPYGKARSGLFSF
- a CDS encoding Exo-beta-1,3-glucanase, putative, whose amino-acid sequence is MRGVSSLAAVAAIISTVSGAIVPLHLVRAAESDALSSKTVQARASNDDDPLNWDLASYLADLTDALPTTILQQDSSTTVSSVAVIPLPTVSESPSNTIYASMATPSPELASSSKMTHDTSTATSAIITVIQTLTTSIRTFTPLPKPHTQSTRTNAPTPSPTFQEGHSHATKSCAASSNKSPETYWLDEQDHNQQGAGFAPYAKSSLYPVYRNVMDYSVVNDGSGDQTMKLQEAIDDDGERGSRKGQGVTRYPAQVYLPGGVYQLESPLNLTVGTIIVGNPLNPPIIKAAPGFRGDYLIMGYDSHNGNPETSFAMLVKNVILDTTALDPDRQFTALQWGVAQGSGLTNVKIRMPKNSIGHTGIALNAGSTIAITDVHIIGGFVGIKNSNQQVNFKSIYFESCRTAFSAAGGWTVLLQQATFDRCGTGIDMTGNGLGSLVLLDSTSTNTGPVVRFHDSSHDSGNKNSQFLIQNLEHDTSNAIAVDAEGNVALAATSHVDTWVWGTVASETYETGESRNTKRPAPLLVGDKYFTKAQPTYQDYSTADIVNVKTVSGHTVKGDGNTDDTKGLNAILAENADSCKITYIPFGVYRVSDTIFVPVGTRIVGEAWAVISGYGDKFKDSNNPRPVVQLGNPGDIGMIEIQDMRFSVGEILPGAKIIEINAAGDQPGDVGLWNTMAMVGGTADTSIASACTSQDPKDCMAAFMVMHLTESSSAYIENFWGWTADHNLDSESLFTIISTGRGILIESTKGTWLTGTGSEHHWLYNYNFHNAQNVYAGLLQTETPYMQGQGEYEAAPAPWTAVAKYGDPDFSWCAAEDQKCRTAMATNVDGGSDIALYNSAAWAFFDGYWNGLYNEPCNGNCQTNMMRVTNNPQNLVWYSISTRMTDVMVLDGRSNPREADHKGGWGAIIQVYSQFTA